In a genomic window of Sulfurisphaera tokodaii str. 7:
- the cas10 gene encoding type III-B CRISPR-associated protein Cas10/Cmr2 has protein sequence MSLKPMSEIIKEKFAALLHDPPNKPFIFSLNAFNEEKRISHVKVAKTLISHLDFLGKNELDEISSKIYSKKEKGCNSKVSDADSLASKFDRYLTTLIYQERGRKQQAMFANFKEIVMKNFLAPELEVNLSAIPSDAYHDPSGKDIKEFFNYLSEVFKKLGLTGVSIETYNVFYFFYEFLWVAKGYTVGPADTRVPTHSIFDHLYATASIINWFLGSTDLLLGLDIVGVADYINKSRKLRDLWASSYLVSALIWYVLISFVEKFGADSVLFPSLRFNPFFATYIYHKYLKNKEKDELIKEIVNYITTYIFNGDETYKKLGIPPYPIIPARATLILLGVKYVSRELGLKKSDISCIEKYVITRFNEGWGRLIDHLITYALSHTDNPFWALFNKVIEKESVKNAVKIPPVQLRVITLKKENEVSNYEEFDNRYRELVSNFKRKKLSKVSPHTQLSNYNYYIDSIGETKRGFEYCSICGVLPAMLILPKDENEYKKFVEEHTGKQFNDDQIEALKAILSPGEKLCPWCLIKRAIGVRPEFLRVLITSEDLRSFEEKDVFIPSVSHVAFYKKFEKLKEDNIINPDKENTISLWKYYETYPIEKRGLLRENPEEKGWKDVSPYYALVRADTDYLGDLLEGKVTPYLAGIIDSSFYGGERENESKVKNAITRYLRNAAKGLYQEVINDVLKEDINQAKELIKNAAVTAEIEINDNDIERIISDLKDFLNKNVDRDRLLLFPSWHVSISSMLNRILLKEIQLVNALGGFVVYAGGDDLLAILPVENALQFVENSRKIVAGIEDASSYKGFIKINNSYFSQLPLVGRSYILYFSHVKYPLQLALEESYNLLEEGKERVKYDKYKKDIVIFKYRNSVSFIPLSLIRPYEENNDNSIKRYLDNLGKSLELLRILYDAIRQKKLSKSLIYDALADTILKSRELESEILVKYLDYLVDKNKIDKSFSLSFVNYQDILKISIINGETSEPLTYNLFKALSIILGAEKIE, from the coding sequence ATGAGTCTCAAACCCATGAGTGAAATAATTAAAGAGAAATTTGCAGCATTATTACATGATCCTCCTAATAAACCGTTTATATTTAGCCTTAATGCTTTTAATGAGGAAAAAAGAATTAGCCACGTAAAAGTGGCAAAAACATTAATATCTCATCTAGATTTTTTAGGAAAAAATGAATTAGATGAGATAAGCTCAAAGATTTATAGTAAAAAAGAGAAGGGCTGTAATAGTAAAGTATCTGATGCTGATAGTCTAGCTAGTAAGTTTGATAGGTATTTAACCACTTTGATATACCAAGAACGAGGAAGAAAACAACAAGCAATGTTTGCGAATTTTAAGGAGATTGTAATGAAAAATTTTCTAGCACCAGAGTTAGAAGTGAACTTATCTGCTATTCCTAGTGACGCTTATCATGACCCCTCTGGTAAGGATATTAAGGAATTCTTTAATTATCTGTCAGAGGTATTTAAAAAGCTAGGTTTAACTGGCGTTAGCATAGAAACTTATAACGTCTTCTATTTCTTTTACGAATTTCTTTGGGTTGCTAAAGGTTACACTGTAGGTCCTGCAGACACTAGAGTTCCTACTCACTCAATCTTTGATCATTTATATGCTACTGCCTCAATAATAAACTGGTTCTTAGGATCAACAGATCTTCTTTTAGGCTTAGATATAGTGGGTGTTGCGGACTATATTAACAAGTCCAGAAAGCTCAGAGATTTATGGGCATCAAGTTATCTAGTATCGGCTCTAATCTGGTATGTCTTAATTAGTTTCGTTGAAAAATTTGGAGCAGATTCTGTGTTATTTCCGTCTTTGAGGTTTAATCCGTTCTTCGCAACTTATATTTATCATAAATATCTCAAAAATAAAGAGAAAGACGAATTAATTAAAGAGATTGTAAACTATATTACAACATATATATTTAACGGTGATGAGACCTACAAAAAACTTGGAATACCACCATATCCTATTATCCCCGCTAGAGCTACACTAATATTGCTTGGAGTAAAATACGTTAGTAGAGAACTAGGTCTCAAAAAATCGGATATATCATGTATTGAAAAATATGTAATTACTAGGTTTAATGAGGGCTGGGGTAGACTTATTGATCATCTAATTACGTATGCACTATCTCATACTGATAATCCCTTCTGGGCATTATTTAATAAAGTCATAGAGAAAGAGAGTGTAAAAAACGCCGTCAAGATTCCTCCTGTGCAATTACGAGTAATTACTTTAAAAAAAGAAAACGAAGTGTCGAATTATGAAGAGTTTGATAATAGATATAGAGAGCTAGTCTCAAACTTTAAGAGAAAGAAACTTTCTAAAGTATCTCCTCACACTCAACTTTCAAACTATAATTATTATATTGATTCAATCGGTGAGACTAAAAGAGGATTTGAATACTGTAGTATTTGCGGAGTCCTTCCTGCAATGCTTATTCTACCAAAGGACGAAAATGAGTATAAAAAATTCGTAGAAGAGCACACTGGAAAGCAGTTTAACGATGATCAAATCGAAGCTCTCAAGGCTATACTATCTCCTGGAGAAAAGCTTTGTCCTTGGTGTTTAATAAAACGTGCTATAGGAGTAAGACCGGAATTCCTCAGAGTACTCATAACCAGTGAGGACTTAAGAAGTTTTGAAGAGAAAGATGTTTTTATACCCTCTGTCAGCCATGTGGCATTTTACAAAAAATTTGAAAAACTTAAAGAAGATAATATAATAAATCCAGATAAAGAAAACACTATATCTCTTTGGAAGTATTATGAAACCTACCCTATTGAGAAAAGAGGTCTATTAAGAGAAAACCCAGAAGAAAAGGGATGGAAAGATGTATCGCCTTATTATGCTCTTGTAAGGGCTGATACTGATTACTTAGGTGACTTGCTTGAAGGAAAAGTGACTCCATATCTAGCTGGAATTATAGACTCAAGTTTTTACGGAGGTGAAAGAGAAAATGAGAGTAAAGTCAAAAACGCTATTACAAGGTACTTACGAAATGCTGCAAAAGGTCTATATCAAGAAGTGATTAATGATGTTCTTAAAGAAGATATAAATCAAGCAAAAGAGTTAATAAAAAATGCCGCTGTAACTGCTGAAATTGAGATTAATGATAACGATATAGAAAGAATAATCAGTGATCTGAAAGACTTTCTCAATAAAAACGTAGATCGTGATAGACTTCTATTGTTTCCATCATGGCATGTAAGTATTAGTAGTATGCTTAATAGAATTCTCCTTAAGGAAATTCAGCTTGTAAACGCTTTAGGAGGATTTGTAGTGTATGCTGGTGGTGATGATTTACTCGCAATACTTCCAGTAGAAAACGCCTTACAGTTTGTTGAGAACAGTCGCAAAATAGTAGCTGGCATTGAGGATGCCTCAAGCTATAAAGGCTTTATTAAGATTAACAATTCGTACTTTAGTCAACTACCACTAGTTGGACGTAGTTATATACTATACTTCTCCCACGTCAAATATCCTCTTCAGTTAGCTCTTGAAGAGTCTTATAACTTATTAGAAGAAGGGAAAGAGAGAGTAAAATATGATAAGTACAAAAAGGATATTGTAATATTTAAATATAGAAATTCTGTCAGTTTTATCCCTTTATCACTTATAAGACCATATGAAGAGAATAATGATAATTCCATAAAAAGATATCTCGATAACTTAGGTAAAAGCCTAGAGTTATTACGTATTCTCTATGATGCTATTAGGCAAAAGAAATTGTCTAAGAGTCTGATCTATGATGCGTTAGCAGATACAATTCTTAAAAGCAGAGAGCTAGAAAGTGAAATATTAGTAAAATATTTAGATTATTTGGTCGATAAAAATAAGATAGATAAATCCTTCTCACTAAGCTTTGTAAATTATCAAGATATCCTTAAGATTTCGATCATAAATGGAGAAACATCTGAACCCTTAACTTATAATTTATTTAAAGCTCTAAGCATTATATTAGGGGCTGAAAAAATTGAGTAA
- the cmr3 gene encoding type III-B CRISPR module-associated protein Cmr3 gives MSKLTLVIKPLEPLMLRSSGEFDIETKGPASYAKSLLVPRPSTIAGMLASLLYKGSNKDYWLDDIKQNIKPISDICGPLIVKDNYGYVPLRIGSVFTFLKAPLKELSKCISDKISDIISFYEDKGEDYDKIDTKISKLMSQDWTDIIAIQPRLGIGLDRSRKVTKEGMLYVANYVSINASIYVIVNGDSKEIKSALDGKISTFGGEGRLVKLHILDDEAFSCDKFEDSKPGVLLSPLPVESATRFIGEFSIIGMGFDLKNNRRKEIVKAILEGSIVINSIPINEYYSIGYGSYVRIFTK, from the coding sequence TTGAGTAAATTAACTCTGGTTATTAAGCCTTTAGAACCTTTAATGTTGCGGTCTTCTGGAGAATTTGACATAGAAACTAAAGGTCCAGCTTCTTATGCAAAATCCTTATTAGTTCCAAGACCTTCAACTATTGCTGGAATGTTAGCATCACTACTCTATAAAGGTTCGAACAAGGATTATTGGTTAGATGATATTAAGCAAAACATTAAGCCTATAAGTGATATTTGCGGCCCTTTAATTGTTAAAGATAATTATGGTTATGTCCCGTTAAGAATAGGAAGTGTATTCACGTTTTTAAAGGCCCCTTTAAAAGAATTATCTAAATGCATTTCGGATAAGATATCTGATATAATTTCATTTTATGAGGATAAAGGAGAAGACTATGACAAGATAGACACTAAGATAAGTAAGCTTATGAGTCAAGATTGGACAGATATTATAGCTATACAGCCCAGACTAGGAATAGGACTTGATAGAAGTAGAAAAGTTACCAAAGAAGGTATGCTTTATGTGGCTAACTACGTTTCAATAAATGCAAGTATCTACGTTATTGTAAATGGTGATTCAAAAGAGATAAAAAGTGCTTTAGACGGTAAGATATCAACGTTTGGTGGTGAAGGAAGACTAGTTAAATTGCATATACTTGATGATGAAGCTTTTAGTTGTGACAAATTTGAAGATAGCAAACCGGGAGTTTTACTTTCTCCACTTCCAGTAGAATCTGCTACAAGATTTATAGGAGAATTCAGCATCATAGGTATGGGATTTGACCTCAAAAATAATAGAAGAAAAGAAATAGTAAAGGCTATCCTTGAAGGTAGTATAGTAATAAATTCTATTCCGATTAACGAATATTATAGTATAGGATATGGTAGTTATGTTAGGATTTTTACCAAATAA
- a CDS encoding IS6 family transposase translates to MEYINLEPRFYSSEVVALALASYLSGLSSWRTCLPHSTLLYYLRRLSCVRCVVPVSGFYVVDETKIMVIRGQYYYVWIVRDVKTGAIPFFMVTSSRSGLHVLIVLTKNVEKEAEKVLKTRIDKVVYIHDGATVYNAFTWLNVEHKRVTFNERDYAEQGFRSLKHRISSMDFHFPWNTNRFTLTRWLSVFFLAYNALYAPVYFPDRGVIINVNISNE, encoded by the coding sequence ATGGAGTATATTAATCTTGAGCCTAGGTTTTATTCTAGTGAGGTAGTAGCTTTGGCTTTGGCTAGTTATCTCTCTGGTTTGTCTTCTTGGAGGACTTGTTTGCCTCATTCTACTTTGTTGTATTACTTGAGGAGGTTGAGCTGTGTTAGGTGTGTGGTGCCGGTTAGTGGTTTTTATGTGGTGGATGAGACTAAAATTATGGTGATTAGGGGGCAGTATTATTATGTGTGGATTGTGAGGGATGTGAAGACGGGTGCGATACCCTTCTTCATGGTGACGAGTTCGAGGAGTGGGTTGCACGTACTAATAGTCTTGACGAAGAATGTGGAAAAGGAGGCTGAGAAGGTGCTCAAAACGAGGATAGACAAGGTAGTATACATACACGATGGGGCAACAGTCTATAACGCATTCACTTGGCTAAACGTGGAACACAAGAGGGTAACGTTCAACGAGAGGGACTACGCAGAACAAGGGTTCAGGAGCTTAAAACATAGAATATCCTCAATGGATTTTCACTTCCCGTGGAACACTAATAGGTTCACGCTTACTAGGTGGTTATCGGTGTTCTTCCTAGCTTATAATGCGCTTTACGCTCCAGTATATTTTCCAGATAGGGGAGTGATAATAAATGTAAATATTTCAAATGAATGA
- a CDS encoding HD domain-containing protein, protein MEKFIKDPIHGNIKIDDSLIDNMYFQRLRHVIQNGMAYMVFPSMRHSRFEHSLGTYYIASKMVENVQASEKEIIDKKELIKELALYHDIGHFPFSHTFEFAMEILEYLNKNIYNSIIKLTGFRDMEYKLHEMMGINILRSIRKTELADLMSNAYSSKDIKEINDPLVKIAKLIVNSELDADRLDYLQRDSYYSGAKFGIIDPERLLITMKITTDGYVFPPKAIDDLEHFFLARFHMYSSVYNHPVIEIYNRIMAYFIAFAINSSLLDIPSNLEEFAEFTDEKIYLALLKVKNDNRFSHFYESLVKRKKYMRAVVEGDQAKNLFKIISSNEKSKRNLYDTVLNYYGKIVIGKSELTTEIGNIFIERKMLKESYNNPLSEEGGLTKIPERYRIYVGAYDEVSKNDILKYFNDTFGIRLAFKANS, encoded by the coding sequence ATGGAGAAGTTTATTAAGGATCCAATACACGGGAATATAAAAATAGATGATTCCCTTATCGACAACATGTATTTTCAGAGATTAAGACATGTCATACAGAACGGTATGGCTTATATGGTATTTCCGTCCATGAGACACTCAAGGTTTGAACACTCTCTCGGAACTTATTATATAGCATCAAAAATGGTGGAAAACGTTCAAGCCTCTGAAAAAGAGATAATTGATAAAAAAGAACTTATCAAAGAACTTGCCCTTTACCACGATATAGGTCATTTCCCTTTCTCTCATACTTTTGAATTCGCTATGGAAATCTTAGAATATCTGAATAAAAACATTTACAATAGTATCATCAAGCTTACCGGGTTTAGAGACATGGAATATAAACTTCATGAGATGATGGGAATTAATATACTTAGGTCGATAAGAAAAACAGAACTGGCAGATCTGATGAGTAATGCATACTCATCTAAAGACATAAAAGAAATAAATGATCCTTTAGTGAAGATAGCTAAATTAATAGTAAACTCTGAACTAGACGCTGATAGGCTAGACTATCTGCAAAGGGATTCGTACTATTCTGGAGCTAAGTTTGGAATAATAGATCCAGAAAGGTTGTTAATCACGATGAAAATAACCACAGATGGTTATGTATTTCCGCCTAAAGCAATTGATGATTTAGAGCACTTCTTTTTAGCAAGGTTTCACATGTATAGTTCTGTTTATAATCACCCCGTCATAGAGATTTATAATAGAATAATGGCGTATTTTATTGCTTTCGCGATAAACTCTTCGCTTCTTGATATCCCTAGTAACTTAGAGGAATTTGCGGAATTTACAGATGAAAAAATATATTTAGCCCTCTTAAAAGTTAAAAATGATAATAGGTTTTCACATTTTTACGAATCCCTAGTTAAAAGAAAAAAGTACATGAGAGCGGTAGTCGAAGGTGATCAAGCTAAAAATTTATTTAAGATAATATCATCAAATGAAAAAAGTAAGAGGAACCTCTATGATACTGTTCTTAATTATTACGGTAAGATTGTAATAGGTAAATCAGAATTAACGACCGAGATAGGTAATATATTCATTGAGAGAAAAATGCTTAAAGAGAGTTATAATAATCCATTATCTGAGGAAGGTGGGTTAACAAAAATTCCTGAAAGATACAGAATTTATGTTGGAGCTTATGATGAGGTTAGTAAAAATGATATTTTAAAATATTTTAATGATACCTTTGGTATACGATTAGCTTTCAAGGCTAATTCCTAG
- a CDS encoding tetratricopeptide repeat protein, translated as MNNCNDLINIGISLYNSSKFKEAYEKFNEALNLCSNDEKVILWKGKTELMMGKLDEAIKTLQTVPNIAEAQYSLSLALYLYSFFIKDHQKILQDALFYASEAVRNSKNNKVLNNLSNLLEILILAELNLTNEAMQILTKSNISFPFALSEIASAYIDLKRRNILSAIGNSEHALVNLQYFNELKGSEKDFIKDFVHIIKTRESVQCVINVIYFINKFFIEKARITELIG; from the coding sequence ATGAATAATTGTAACGATCTAATTAACATAGGTATTAGCTTATATAATTCTAGTAAGTTTAAAGAAGCGTACGAAAAGTTTAATGAAGCTCTTAATTTATGCTCTAATGACGAAAAAGTTATACTGTGGAAAGGCAAAACCGAATTAATGATGGGTAAGCTTGATGAAGCTATAAAAACACTACAGACTGTGCCAAATATTGCTGAAGCTCAGTATTCATTATCTTTAGCTCTGTATCTTTACTCCTTTTTTATAAAGGATCATCAAAAAATACTTCAAGACGCTTTATTCTATGCTTCTGAAGCTGTAAGGAATTCAAAAAATAATAAAGTACTAAATAATCTAAGTAACTTATTAGAAATTCTAATCTTAGCAGAACTTAATCTCACGAATGAAGCTATGCAGATACTGACTAAAAGCAATATTTCATTTCCATTTGCACTATCTGAAATAGCTTCTGCATATATTGACCTTAAAAGACGAAATATACTCAGTGCTATAGGGAACTCGGAACATGCACTTGTAAATCTTCAGTATTTTAATGAGTTAAAAGGTTCAGAAAAAGATTTTATAAAAGACTTCGTGCACATAATAAAAACACGTGAGAGCGTCCAATGTGTAATTAACGTAATTTACTTTATTAATAAATTTTTCATAGAAAAAGCAAGAATTACAGAACTAATTGGATAA
- a CDS encoding PaREP1 family protein, whose translation MEKEIRINFINELLNELDKLEEEFLNTDNFTRKLVLIVQIAEKIYKVVEETLKFLSEEHKIDVDWGEQSAYEHVINEIFKKTQQKELVKRLYKTWRIARDELHIRVFHEVPYDPELFEHIMENYKLVRGMIVKILTYNL comes from the coding sequence ATGGAAAAAGAGATTAGAATTAATTTTATTAATGAATTATTAAATGAACTTGATAAATTAGAGGAAGAATTCCTCAACACCGACAACTTCACAAGAAAGTTAGTATTAATTGTTCAGATAGCAGAAAAAATATATAAAGTTGTAGAAGAGACATTAAAATTTCTAAGTGAAGAGCACAAAATAGACGTAGACTGGGGTGAGCAAAGTGCATATGAGCATGTAATAAATGAGATATTTAAGAAAACCCAACAAAAAGAGTTAGTAAAAAGATTATATAAAACGTGGAGAATAGCTAGAGATGAACTTCATATTAGGGTATTTCATGAAGTACCATACGACCCAGAGTTATTTGAACATATAATGGAAAACTATAAGCTAGTAAGAGGGATGATCGTTAAAATTCTTACATACAACTTATAA
- a CDS encoding RAMP superfamily CRISPR-associated protein has protein sequence MLRVGGTSVYFDYISADLPQAKIVINYHGKDYLIPYIPSTSFKGVLRSTVEVSKRKMGNPPADFETRVKKFLAELKGRSLKFFNDYLKDEIELLVSSGLLDKKYLDDKYYNESNLAELLKAYFDVTGWNFSESCYVISELDRCENTALIEDEDRKKFREAWNKLTNRENFCRTCMLYGASGLRASVRFTNFYPIDPFPVRIDRLTHVSIDRRTWAASPRKLYNEEIITIGTKFLGFALLLKDEYLNRFIEDLKLLSEKAEKMEVTLGARGSVGYGVFSLKFGDFTIELSEESILGKLKLNFKNKKLDTNINEKLSMLKVFYPSYLLSTIEVVEEGVK, from the coding sequence TTGCTCAGAGTTGGAGGTACTTCAGTATATTTTGATTACATTTCAGCAGACCTCCCGCAAGCAAAGATAGTTATCAATTATCATGGTAAAGACTACTTAATTCCTTACATTCCCTCCACGTCTTTTAAAGGAGTTTTAAGGAGTACAGTTGAGGTAAGTAAGAGGAAGATGGGTAACCCACCAGCTGATTTTGAAACAAGAGTTAAAAAATTTCTAGCTGAACTAAAAGGGAGAAGTTTGAAATTTTTTAATGATTATTTGAAAGATGAGATCGAACTATTAGTGAGTTCAGGGCTTCTCGATAAAAAATACCTTGATGACAAATACTATAACGAGTCAAACCTGGCTGAACTCCTAAAGGCATACTTTGATGTAACGGGTTGGAATTTCAGCGAATCCTGTTACGTTATTTCCGAGTTAGATAGGTGCGAGAATACCGCACTTATAGAGGATGAGGATAGGAAGAAATTTAGAGAAGCCTGGAACAAGTTAACTAATAGAGAGAACTTCTGTAGAACTTGTATGCTCTACGGAGCTTCAGGATTAAGGGCTTCTGTAAGGTTTACAAACTTTTACCCTATAGACCCCTTTCCAGTAAGGATAGATAGGCTGACTCACGTTTCTATTGACAGACGTACATGGGCTGCATCTCCCCGAAAGCTATATAACGAGGAAATTATCACTATAGGCACTAAATTTCTAGGATTTGCATTACTACTTAAAGATGAGTATTTAAATCGATTCATAGAAGACCTAAAACTGTTAAGTGAGAAAGCTGAGAAGATGGAGGTTACGTTAGGTGCTAGGGGTAGCGTAGGTTATGGAGTTTTCTCCCTCAAGTTCGGCGATTTTACCATAGAGCTTAGCGAGGAAAGCATACTGGGTAAGTTAAAATTAAACTTCAAGAATAAAAAGCTTGACACGAATATAAACGAAAAGTTATCAATGTTAAAAGTGTTCTATCCCAGTTATTTGCTTTCAACAATTGAAGTGGTGGAAGAGGGTGTTAAATAA
- a CDS encoding type III-G CRISPR-associated protein Csx26, translating to MLNNEVIKRGLVKDCYSVDLDLSFKDVEQLSRFLFLIKTLLRCKLSRDEREKYFGNARQGKAFMSKILYIPKIRYNRLESLDICIVAEDSKDYEPPENLKDEIRELYLVFTKVENEYYKDKKVTDFPELSKFFKNCIGRKR from the coding sequence GTGTTAAATAACGAAGTGATTAAGAGAGGGTTGGTAAAAGATTGCTATAGCGTTGATTTGGATCTTAGCTTTAAAGATGTGGAACAGTTATCCCGTTTCCTATTTCTGATCAAAACGCTTTTGAGGTGCAAGCTTAGTAGAGATGAGAGAGAAAAGTATTTTGGTAATGCTAGGCAGGGCAAGGCTTTTATGTCTAAAATACTCTATATCCCTAAAATAAGGTATAATAGGCTAGAATCATTAGATATATGTATAGTTGCAGAGGATAGTAAAGACTATGAACCTCCAGAAAACTTAAAGGATGAGATCAGAGAACTTTATTTAGTGTTCACGAAAGTCGAAAATGAGTATTACAAAGATAAAAAAGTTACTGATTTTCCAGAGTTATCTAAGTTTTTTAAGAATTGCATTGGGAGGAAAAGATGA
- a CDS encoding protein kinase domain-containing protein codes for MSSCSYLINMGVSLYNSGKLKEAYEKFNEALNLCPNDENALLWKGKAEVMMGKLDEAIKTLKSMNSGEAQYYLSLALYLYSFFVKEQQKTLQEALFYATRAVRNSSNNEVTKLSYLLEVMILAEIGRVKEAWQILQNEYIYYNLGYAYIRLKQGYADDAIFSSGLIQADFTLKGLDKGFIKDLALVIKGRALIEEKKYGEAVFELQHVNINVLRLLALLYEAQAYEKMGLQDAECLTYSEIVQTLDTPLIREKMSKCTISSLSTLNPPSVLLSKPLLSLSSWNPKIWVNRKLHGYLVKEVIGEGGNGYVLKATGSDGKDYAIKVLKIGTGSGSDEYFKNLVNEAYPLVSISNNPNVVRIYAIYADELIIKNIISGNTSLYLQDPPMIVMELMNGGTLLDLLSDDKFYYSIYWRKTVYRAIASVAEALVEIHSNGFVHCDIKPQNVFLTFKPKDPADLPNINFKLGDLGGAVKVGSSVVQLTTEYAPLEAFTDKAKPSFDVFSLGITLYVLLTGVIYRPDSREMEDAFNCYKVNDMNCVTRNVTIAKQKLALWDPNVPAEVKPLLKRMIDPDPLKRPTAKEVLDQITRLK; via the coding sequence ATGAGCAGTTGTAGCTATTTAATTAACATGGGCGTTAGTCTATATAACTCTGGTAAGTTAAAAGAGGCGTACGAGAAATTTAACGAAGCCCTTAATTTATGTCCTAACGACGAGAACGCACTGTTGTGGAAAGGTAAGGCTGAAGTAATGATGGGTAAACTTGATGAAGCTATAAAAACACTAAAAAGTATGAACAGCGGTGAGGCACAATATTACTTGTCCTTAGCATTATACCTCTACTCCTTTTTTGTTAAGGAGCAGCAAAAGACGCTTCAAGAGGCTTTGTTTTACGCTACTAGAGCAGTAAGGAACTCAAGTAATAATGAAGTAACTAAGCTAAGTTATTTACTGGAAGTTATGATTTTGGCAGAGATTGGCCGTGTGAAGGAAGCATGGCAGATTCTACAAAATGAGTATATTTATTATAACTTAGGTTATGCATATATTAGGCTTAAACAAGGCTATGCAGATGATGCGATTTTTTCTTCTGGACTTATACAAGCTGATTTCACATTAAAGGGGCTCGATAAGGGGTTCATAAAGGATTTAGCACTTGTGATAAAAGGGCGTGCGTTAATAGAGGAAAAGAAATACGGTGAAGCTGTGTTTGAGTTACAGCATGTCAATATTAACGTGTTGAGACTGTTGGCGTTACTCTATGAAGCCCAAGCCTATGAAAAGATGGGACTACAAGACGCTGAGTGTCTGACTTATTCAGAGATAGTCCAAACCCTAGACACACCCCTTATAAGGGAAAAGATGTCTAAGTGTACGATCTCGAGTTTGTCTACGCTGAACCCTCCCTCAGTATTGTTAAGTAAACCGCTTCTGTCTCTCTCCTCGTGGAATCCTAAAATATGGGTTAACAGAAAGTTACACGGTTATTTAGTTAAGGAAGTGATAGGTGAGGGGGGTAACGGTTATGTGTTAAAAGCTACTGGTTCGGATGGGAAGGACTACGCTATAAAGGTCTTAAAGATTGGGACTGGGAGTGGGTCTGATGAGTACTTCAAGAATCTGGTAAACGAGGCTTACCCCTTAGTATCAATCTCTAATAACCCTAACGTAGTTAGGATATATGCTATATATGCTGACGAGTTAATTATTAAGAATATAATTTCTGGGAATACTAGCCTTTATTTACAAGACCCACCTATGATAGTCATGGAGTTGATGAACGGTGGAACACTTTTAGACTTACTAAGCGACGATAAGTTCTATTACTCCATTTATTGGAGGAAGACAGTTTATAGGGCTATTGCCTCAGTTGCTGAGGCATTAGTTGAAATACACTCTAATGGGTTTGTGCACTGTGACATTAAGCCCCAAAACGTTTTCTTAACTTTTAAGCCCAAAGACCCAGCAGACTTGCCTAATATTAACTTCAAACTAGGGGATTTGGGAGGGGCAGTAAAGGTTGGGAGTAGCGTAGTGCAGTTAACGACAGAGTATGCGCCGCTGGAAGCGTTTACAGATAAGGCTAAACCCAGCTTTGACGTATTCTCCTTAGGGATAACACTCTATGTATTACTTACAGGCGTGATATACAGGCCTGACTCACGGGAGATGGAGGACGCATTTAACTGTTACAAAGTAAATGATATGAATTGCGTTACGAGAAACGTTACAATAGCTAAGCAAAAGTTAGCCCTATGGGACCCAAACGTACCGGCAGAAGTTAAACCACTGTTAAAGAGAATGATAGACCCAGACCCACTAAAGAGGCCTACAGCAAAAGAAGTTCTTGATCAAATAACCAGATTGAAATAA
- a CDS encoding glycine zipper 2TM domain-containing protein encodes MTQYIAKYIVSKNYRRIGEINTRYTANDDDESIKIARSVCDKLGEENVEELIIGKIIGAAAGAIIGNSLGKSDDDKLLGTIVGAIIGTLTGHIIDSIITKVIYSKKYPCIKARPFEEIANYIDINRLEEIVNER; translated from the coding sequence ATGACCCAATATATTGCCAAATATATTGTGTCTAAAAATTACAGAAGAATTGGAGAGATAAACACTAGGTATACTGCTAATGATGACGATGAGAGTATTAAGATCGCGAGGTCTGTTTGTGACAAGTTGGGTGAGGAAAACGTTGAGGAGTTAATTATAGGGAAGATAATAGGTGCTGCAGCTGGTGCAATAATTGGTAATTCGCTAGGTAAGTCCGACGATGATAAATTGCTTGGGACTATAGTTGGTGCAATAATAGGCACGTTGACTGGTCACATTATAGATTCTATAATAACTAAAGTGATATACTCCAAGAAATACCCTTGCATAAAAGCTAGACCTTTTGAAGAAATAGCTAATTACATCGATATTAATAGATTAGAAGAGATAGTTAATGAACGTTGA